One Indicator indicator isolate 239-I01 chromosome 21, UM_Iind_1.1, whole genome shotgun sequence DNA segment encodes these proteins:
- the LOC128974213 gene encoding olfactory receptor 4S2-like has translation MENRTSVKEFILLGLSVSQGAQKMCFVMFLLFYLMIVAGNLLIVSTVTSSQHLTSPMYFFLGYLSFVDICYSSVTAPKMIADLLAENKTISFVGCIAQLFGVHFFGCTEIFLLTVMAYDRYLAICRPLHYTTLMTRRLCGQMVLSSWVGGFLHSLAQTLLTTQLPFCGPNTIDHYFCDVHPLLQLACADTYAVGVMVVANSGMIALSCFLILVMSYAVILVSLRSQTSEGWHKALSTCGSHITVVVLFFGPCTFVYIRPSSDLSEDKSMAVFYTIITPMLNPLIYTLRNQEVKSAMRKLWCRKVGSENRKV, from the coding sequence ATGGAGAACAGGACCAGTGTGAAGGAATTCATtcttctgggcctctcagtgaGCCAAGGGGCgcagaaaatgtgttttgtgaTGTTCCTGCTCTTTTACCTGATGATTGTGGCAGGAAACCTGCTCATTGTGAGCACTGTAACTAGCAGCCAGCACCTCACCTCCCCCATGTATTTCTTCCTGGGCTACCTGTCCTTTGTGGACATCTGCTACTCCTCTGTCACAGCTCCCAAAATGATTGCTGACCTCcttgctgaaaacaaaaccatctcTTTCGTGGGCTGCATAGCCCAGCTCTTTGGGGTGCATTTCTTTGGCTGCACAGAGATCTTCCTCCTCACGGTGATGGCCTACGATCGCTACCTTGCCATCTGCAGACCTCTCCACTACACCACCCTCATGACCAGGCGCCTGTGCGGCCAGATGGTGCTCAGCTCGTGGGTAGGAGGCTTCCTGCACTCCCTAGCTCAGACTCTTCTGACCACTCAGCTCCCCTTCTGTGGCCCTAACACAATTGACCACTACTTCTGTGATGTGcaccccctgctgcagctggcctgTGCTGACACCTACGCTGTGGGCGTCATGGTGGTTGCCAACAGCGGGATGATCGCTCTGAGTTGTTTCCTCATCCTGGTCATGTCCTATGCTGTCATCCTGGTTTCCTTGAGAAGTCAAACCTCTGAAGGGTGGCACAAGGCCCTCTCCACCTGTGGGTCCCACATCACGGTGGTGGTCCTGTTCTTTGGGCCATGCACCTTCGTCTACATCCGTCCCTCCAGCGATCTGTCAGAGGACAAGAGCATGGCAGTGTTCTACACCATCATCACCCCCATGCTGAACCCACTCATCTACACCCTGAGAAACCAGGAGGTGAAGAGTGCCATGAGAAAACTGTGGTGCAGGAAAGTGGGAAGTGAAAACAGAAAGGTGTAG